A single genomic interval of Acidaminococcales bacterium harbors:
- a CDS encoding NADH:flavin oxidoreductase — protein MKHLFAEVSLGKLKIPNRLIRSATMEMDAVKNGVIDVPVMQGIYGKLAEGGVGLIITGMMGVGYNSCVGGNMAKIYGEDFHRTFQAVVAAVQQFGCKIVAQLGQCGAKARAIDLGDHPLAPSDIEAMRKMPAKAMTESDVKRVVSEFAEAAAKCREAGADGIQLHAAHGYLLSQFLSPYYNKRQDEYGGSLENRARILLEICDAVRLKVGKDYPLFVKINFSDLTDPGLDGHECTLICKELEKRGIDAIEVSSGLAVSAKSAPVKAGIGLEGQGFFADGAMEIAEAVNIPVISVGGYRSPDFAESTLNKSKIAAISLCRPLVREPGLVKRWKAGDFSPSQCVSCNGCFAETLKCRKVS, from the coding sequence ATGAAACATTTATTTGCAGAAGTATCTCTCGGCAAGCTGAAAATTCCCAACCGCCTGATACGCAGCGCTACAATGGAAATGGACGCGGTTAAAAACGGCGTTATCGACGTCCCGGTTATGCAGGGCATTTACGGCAAGCTCGCCGAAGGCGGCGTCGGCCTCATTATCACGGGGATGATGGGCGTTGGCTATAATTCTTGCGTCGGCGGCAATATGGCAAAAATCTATGGCGAAGATTTTCATCGGACCTTTCAGGCCGTCGTTGCCGCAGTACAGCAATTTGGCTGTAAAATAGTGGCGCAATTAGGGCAGTGCGGGGCGAAAGCGCGCGCCATTGATTTGGGCGATCATCCGCTGGCGCCTTCGGACATAGAGGCAATGCGGAAAATGCCGGCAAAAGCCATGACCGAAAGCGACGTAAAACGCGTCGTGTCGGAATTTGCCGAAGCCGCCGCAAAATGCCGGGAAGCGGGAGCCGACGGCATTCAGCTTCATGCGGCCCACGGTTATTTGCTCAGCCAGTTTTTGAGCCCGTATTATAACAAACGCCAAGATGAATACGGCGGCAGCTTGGAAAACAGAGCCCGGATTTTACTGGAAATATGCGATGCCGTTCGTCTGAAAGTGGGAAAAGACTATCCGCTTTTTGTCAAAATAAATTTTTCCGATTTAACCGATCCCGGCCTTGACGGGCACGAATGCACATTAATATGCAAAGAATTGGAAAAACGCGGCATTGACGCGATAGAAGTGAGTTCCGGCTTGGCGGTCAGCGCAAAGTCGGCGCCGGTTAAAGCGGGGATCGGACTGGAAGGGCAAGGTTTTTTTGCCGATGGGGCCATGGAAATTGCCGAGGCGGTAAACATTCCGGTAATCAGCGTCGGCGGCTACCGTTCGCCGGATTTTGCCGAAAGTACGCTGAACAAAAGCAAGATAGCGGCTATTTCTCTTTGCCGGCCGCTTGTCAGGGAGCCGGGATTGGTGAAAAGGTGGAAAGCCGGCGATTTTTCCCCTTCCCAATGTGTTTCCTGCAACGGGTGTTTTGCCGAAACGTTAAAATGCCGCAAGGTTTCTTGA
- the larE gene encoding ATP-dependent sacrificial sulfur transferase LarE: protein MNKRQEDLQSKVDLLFEQLRGCASAAVAFSGGVDSSFLAAAAKKALDGKAVAVTAVSPTLSAAERAGARASAAEIGIRQVEIESDETGVPEFAANNADRCYYCKKYRLKDICLWVKENGYEWVLEGSNADDSHDYRPGMRALAEYPNAKSPLKDSGLKKDEIRALAKDWGLSSWDKPSSPCLASRVQYGVPVTAGRLKMIEAAESVIAAYCPDKSNIRVRCHGDLARIEVDAENFSALAERRAASEIAKQLAKLGFAFVTLDLAGFRPGSFNAGLGAK from the coding sequence ATGAACAAGCGGCAAGAAGATTTACAAAGCAAAGTCGATCTTCTTTTTGAGCAGCTGCGCGGCTGCGCCAGCGCGGCGGTTGCCTTTTCCGGCGGCGTAGACAGTTCTTTTCTGGCCGCTGCGGCCAAAAAGGCCTTGGACGGCAAAGCGGTCGCCGTTACGGCGGTTTCCCCTACGCTGTCGGCGGCGGAACGGGCCGGCGCCCGCGCGTCCGCGGCTGAAATCGGCATAAGGCAGGTCGAGATAGAATCAGACGAAACCGGCGTGCCGGAGTTTGCCGCCAACAACGCCGACCGCTGTTACTATTGCAAAAAATATCGGTTGAAAGACATCTGCCTGTGGGTCAAGGAAAACGGCTACGAGTGGGTGCTGGAGGGCTCGAACGCCGACGACTCCCATGATTACCGGCCGGGCATGAGGGCGCTGGCGGAATATCCCAACGCGAAAAGCCCTTTGAAAGACAGCGGCCTGAAAAAAGACGAGATCCGCGCCCTGGCCAAAGACTGGGGCCTGTCGTCCTGGGACAAGCCGTCCAGCCCCTGCCTGGCTTCGCGCGTCCAATACGGAGTGCCGGTAACCGCCGGGCGGCTGAAAATGATCGAGGCCGCCGAGTCCGTGATCGCCGCTTATTGTCCGGACAAGTCCAACATAAGGGTGCGCTGCCACGGCGATCTGGCGCGGATAGAGGTGGACGCGGAGAATTTTTCCGCGCTGGCCGAGCGCCGCGCCGCAAGCGAAATAGCGAAACAACTGGCGAAACTGGGGTTTGCTTTTGTAACTTTGGACTTGGCCGGGTTCAGGCCCGGCAGCTTTAACGCCGGCCTAGGCGCCAAATAA
- a CDS encoding Cof-type HAD-IIB family hydrolase, with protein sequence MYKLVVLDVDDTIVTKTNKLSKATVRAVAAVKERGIGVTLASGRMYQTMRRLAGALEIKMPLISCNGALVRDDKKILFCRALPPKAAQAALDFFNAQGLVLQLYGRDGLYTKRKCAATWRLEQKEGLCCRVVADECYDNFCRGLLKMLLRVAPDEAAAHQKAVAEHFAGRLNAAVSHGVCLEITGRGATKGKALAALAERYGIRREDVLAIGDSPNDRAMLEWAGLGVAMGNAAADVLAAADEVTLPIGEDGAAYALEKYILNEG encoded by the coding sequence TTGTACAAATTAGTTGTCCTTGATGTTGACGACACGATCGTAACCAAAACCAACAAGCTGTCAAAAGCTACTGTCCGGGCCGTCGCCGCCGTAAAAGAACGCGGGATCGGGGTAACGCTGGCCAGCGGGCGCATGTATCAGACCATGCGGCGGCTGGCCGGCGCGCTGGAAATAAAAATGCCGCTTATCAGCTGCAACGGCGCTTTGGTCAGGGACGACAAGAAGATATTGTTTTGCCGCGCCCTGCCGCCGAAGGCCGCCCAAGCGGCGCTGGATTTTTTTAACGCGCAAGGCCTTGTTTTGCAGTTATACGGACGGGACGGCCTTTACACGAAAAGAAAGTGCGCGGCCACTTGGCGGCTGGAACAAAAAGAGGGCCTTTGCTGCCGCGTCGTCGCCGACGAGTGTTACGATAATTTTTGTCGCGGGCTTTTGAAGATGCTGCTAAGGGTCGCGCCGGATGAAGCGGCAGCGCACCAGAAGGCGGTTGCCGAACATTTCGCCGGCCGCCTGAACGCCGCCGTGTCGCACGGCGTGTGCCTGGAGATAACCGGCCGCGGGGCAACCAAGGGCAAAGCGCTGGCCGCCCTGGCGGAGCGTTATGGCATACGGCGCGAGGACGTGCTGGCGATCGGCGACTCCCCCAACGACCGCGCCATGCTGGAATGGGCCGGGCTGGGCGTGGCTATGGGCAACGCGGCGGCGGACGTTTTGGCCGCGGCCGACGAAGTAACTTTGCCGATCGGCGAAGACGGCGCGGCCTACGCTTTGGAAAAATATATTCTGAACGAGGGATGA
- a CDS encoding DUF190 domain-containing protein, with the protein MTLSGTVKRLRIYTGEEAYYDSKPLYRAILEEARRFNIAGGTVFKGIEGYGAHTRMIRTTRFLELSSDLPVVIEFVEKAENLKKLDGFLRKTLTKGLVTIEDVEVLGYGAKSGDSDAHAHK; encoded by the coding sequence ATGACCTTGTCCGGAACAGTCAAAAGATTGCGCATTTATACCGGCGAAGAGGCGTATTATGACAGCAAGCCCCTTTACCGGGCAATATTGGAGGAGGCCAGAAGATTCAATATCGCCGGCGGCACCGTTTTCAAAGGCATTGAGGGCTACGGCGCGCACACGCGCATGATCAGGACCACCCGGTTCTTGGAATTGTCGTCGGATCTGCCGGTAGTCATCGAGTTTGTCGAAAAAGCGGAAAACCTCAAAAAGTTGGACGGGTTTTTGCGCAAGACGCTGACCAAAGGCCTGGTAACGATTGAAGATGTAGAAGTGCTGGGATATGGCGCCAAAAGCGGCGATTCCGATGCTCACGCGCACAAATAG
- a CDS encoding response regulator, translated as MYNLDIYMAISVFALIASGGIYYVYCKNKKRLAQSNETEEHIRLIFNAVPMACSIRDNDGDIVSCNNETLRMFGFKHEKEPALPFDLFNPPTQPDGSPSREKIKQIIADTLSLGQSRFNWTYRSKTGESIPAETTFMRLKWRDSYQIAGYSRDLRQELSNEQKIREADEHARRMEIEANAALVASKAKSAFLATMSHEIRTPLNAIIGLSEIEMQNYLPKGTRDNLEKIYSSGLVLLNIVNDILDVSKIEAGNLQLVLSEYSVADLVGQSIHLNLVRIGSKPIEFDLRMDANCPSVLYGDDLRVKQILNNLLSNSFKYTEKGNVSLLVNCRLDGDTAWLTFEVIDTGIGIKEEDIAKLFSEYSQLDYFSNRRIEGTGLGLSITKRLVDMMGGTIDVASTYGIGSKFTVTLPQAIVQREPVGGNVVAHLENLEFSNAINVKRRNFIPSYMPYGKVLIVDDVQTNLDVAKGLMLPYGLQIDMVSNGYAAINKIREQKPEYDIVFLDHMMPEMDGIKTAQIIRNEIGTEYAREVPLIALTANALIGNEDMFLGHGFNGYISKPIDIAKLDAELNKWVRNKQDKETLLQAREQMKNNMTARTGFAVNGEKAAADGGKISGIDIAQGMRLYGGEKTYLSILRSYVAHTPEIVNKMRKLSASSLPEYAIAVHGLKGSSYGICANEVAAGAEFLEQAAREGEFAKLNENNDAFIKKTEKLLDDLENFLREYEKDGEGKKSRVREPDKRLLRKIMEACEHFRPIAMAETLSELEKYEYEKHGELIAWLKEQTEALEYEKIAAKLQDILREDAEKGLEEGKQ; from the coding sequence ATGTACAACTTAGACATTTATATGGCCATTTCCGTTTTTGCCCTGATCGCCAGCGGCGGCATTTACTATGTTTATTGCAAAAACAAAAAGCGACTGGCCCAAAGCAATGAAACGGAAGAACATATCCGGCTTATTTTTAACGCGGTGCCGATGGCTTGCAGCATAAGGGACAACGATGGCGACATCGTCAGCTGCAACAACGAAACTTTGCGCATGTTCGGTTTCAAGCATGAAAAAGAGCCGGCGCTGCCTTTTGACCTTTTCAACCCGCCCACGCAGCCCGACGGTTCGCCCAGCCGGGAAAAAATCAAACAGATCATTGCCGACACGCTAAGCTTGGGGCAAAGCCGCTTCAATTGGACATATCGGTCAAAAACCGGGGAATCTATTCCGGCGGAAACAACATTTATGCGCCTGAAATGGCGGGATTCTTATCAGATTGCCGGTTATTCCCGCGATCTGCGCCAGGAACTGTCCAACGAGCAAAAAATACGCGAAGCCGACGAACACGCCCGGCGGATGGAGATAGAGGCCAACGCCGCGCTGGTCGCGTCCAAGGCCAAATCGGCTTTCCTCGCTACCATGAGCCACGAGATACGCACGCCGCTGAACGCGATCATCGGGCTTTCCGAAATTGAGATGCAAAACTACCTGCCCAAGGGCACGCGCGACAACCTGGAAAAAATCTACAGTTCCGGCTTGGTCCTGCTCAATATCGTCAACGACATACTGGACGTTTCCAAAATCGAAGCGGGGAACTTGCAACTGGTGCTGTCCGAATACAGCGTGGCGGACCTTGTCGGCCAGTCAATACATCTAAACCTTGTGCGCATAGGCTCCAAGCCGATTGAGTTTGACCTGCGCATGGACGCTAACTGCCCGTCGGTGCTTTACGGCGACGATCTGCGCGTAAAACAGATACTGAACAACCTGCTTTCCAATTCCTTCAAATATACGGAAAAAGGCAACGTGTCCCTTTTGGTCAATTGCCGCCTGGACGGGGACACCGCCTGGCTCACCTTTGAAGTCATCGACACGGGCATAGGCATCAAAGAAGAGGATATCGCCAAGCTGTTTTCCGAATACAGCCAGCTGGATTATTTCTCCAACCGCCGGATTGAGGGCACGGGGCTGGGACTTTCGATAACGAAAAGACTGGTGGACATGATGGGCGGGACGATTGACGTGGCAAGCACCTACGGCATTGGCAGCAAGTTTACCGTAACGCTGCCGCAGGCCATCGTCCAGCGCGAGCCTGTAGGGGGAAACGTCGTGGCGCATCTTGAAAACCTTGAATTTTCCAACGCGATCAATGTCAAGCGCAGGAATTTCATCCCCTCGTACATGCCTTACGGCAAAGTGCTCATCGTGGACGACGTGCAGACCAACCTGGACGTGGCGAAAGGCCTGATGCTCCCTTATGGCCTGCAAATAGACATGGTCAGCAACGGATACGCGGCGATAAACAAGATCCGCGAGCAAAAGCCGGAATACGACATTGTATTCCTCGACCACATGATGCCGGAAATGGACGGGATCAAGACGGCGCAAATCATCCGCAATGAAATAGGGACGGAATACGCGAGAGAAGTGCCGCTGATCGCCCTTACCGCCAACGCGCTGATCGGCAACGAGGACATGTTTTTGGGGCATGGTTTCAACGGCTATATTTCCAAGCCCATCGACATCGCCAAATTGGACGCGGAACTTAACAAATGGGTGCGCAACAAGCAGGACAAGGAAACGCTGCTTCAGGCGCGGGAGCAGATGAAGAACAATATGACCGCCCGGACGGGCTTTGCCGTCAACGGAGAAAAAGCCGCGGCGGACGGCGGAAAAATAAGCGGCATAGACATTGCGCAGGGGATGCGGCTCTACGGCGGGGAAAAGACTTACCTTAGCATCCTCCGCTCCTATGTCGCGCATACGCCCGAGATAGTGAATAAAATGCGCAAACTGTCCGCTTCCAGCCTGCCCGAGTACGCGATCGCCGTGCATGGGCTGAAAGGCAGCAGCTACGGCATATGCGCCAACGAAGTGGCCGCCGGGGCGGAATTTTTGGAACAGGCCGCCAGGGAGGGCGAATTCGCCAAATTAAACGAAAATAACGACGCTTTTATCAAAAAAACGGAAAAGCTGCTGGACGACTTGGAAAATTTCCTGCGCGAATACGAGAAAGACGGCGAGGGCAAAAAATCGCGCGTCCGGGAACCCGACAAGCGCCTGCTCCGGAAAATCATGGAGGCCTGCGAGCATTTTCGGCCAATCGCCATGGCGGAAACGCTGTCGGAACTGGAAAAATATGAATATGAAAAACACGGCGAACTGATCGCCTGGCTCAAAGAACAGACGGAAGCCCTTGAGTATGAAAAAATAGCCGCAAAGCTGCAGGACATTTTGCGAGAGGACGCGGAGAAAGGCTTGGAGGAGGGAAAACAATGA
- a CDS encoding response regulator, whose translation MKRILIVDDNLAILKQISAQISDNYDVIVSNHGKHVLRICMVERPDLILLDVEMPEMNGFEVIGQLKYIPCLRDIPVIFLTAHHDADIEIKALRTGAVDFIAKPFEKRVLLHRIDLHIRMDAYKSYLQNSVMELSDNLALLFAGLIECRDENTGYHVLRTSKYVDLIGQELINQKVFPELTEDALKMMVRAAPLHDIGKIAVSDRILLKPAKLTREEFDDMKRHAVVGEEILGNMYRHTPSQNYLHYAKNIAAFHHERFDGNGYPHGIREETIPLCARIMAVADVYDALIENRVYRKAMSHKEAYDIIVEGRGSQFDPRVVDTFLLCEKEIVKMAALLPAS comes from the coding sequence ATGAAACGCATTCTTATCGTAGACGACAATCTGGCGATCTTAAAGCAAATCAGCGCGCAAATTTCCGACAACTACGACGTGATTGTCAGCAATCACGGCAAACACGTATTGCGCATCTGCATGGTTGAGCGGCCAGACCTTATCCTGCTGGACGTCGAAATGCCGGAAATGAACGGGTTTGAGGTCATCGGCCAGTTAAAGTACATTCCTTGCCTGCGCGACATACCGGTGATTTTCCTGACCGCGCATCACGACGCCGATATTGAGATCAAGGCTTTGCGGACCGGCGCCGTGGATTTTATCGCCAAGCCCTTTGAAAAGCGCGTATTGCTGCACCGCATAGATTTGCACATCCGCATGGACGCGTACAAGTCGTATCTGCAAAATTCGGTGATGGAACTGTCGGACAACCTTGCCCTCCTGTTCGCCGGGCTTATCGAGTGCCGCGACGAAAATACCGGCTACCATGTGCTGCGCACCAGCAAATATGTGGATTTGATCGGCCAGGAGCTGATAAACCAGAAAGTTTTTCCGGAACTTACCGAAGATGCTTTGAAAATGATGGTACGCGCCGCGCCGCTGCATGACATTGGCAAAATAGCGGTCAGCGACCGTATCCTTTTGAAACCGGCCAAGCTTACCCGCGAGGAGTTTGACGACATGAAGCGCCACGCCGTCGTGGGGGAGGAGATTTTGGGCAACATGTACCGGCACACGCCCAGCCAGAATTATTTGCATTACGCGAAAAACATCGCGGCGTTTCACCATGAAAGGTTCGACGGCAACGGCTACCCGCATGGCATAAGAGAGGAAACCATCCCGCTTTGCGCCCGCATCATGGCGGTGGCCGACGTCTATGACGCCCTTATTGAGAACCGCGTGTACCGCAAGGCCATGAGCCACAAAGAGGCTTACGATATCATCGTCGAAGGAAGGGGCAGCCAGTTTGACCCACGCGTCGTCGATACTTTCTTGCTGTGCGAAAAGGAGATAGTAAAAATGGCCGCTTTGCTGCCCGCGTCCTGA
- a CDS encoding response regulator, producing the protein MKRILVIDDNLASLKQISSYISPYYDVLLAKSGALGLRICEKEMPDLILLDVEMPEMNGFETMARLKKIPELCGIPVVFLTGNNSAATEIMALESGAMDFVPKAALKDILLHRIELHLRLSSYQLSMENTIKEIETTIVTSFSELIEFKDTNAGSHVMQTSRCAKALGRQLMRSGQFRGELDEHYLDVMARATPFHDIGKIGVSDLILLKPAALTPEEYDKVKLHTTIGANVLENTCRNAPSLSYMQMAKTIAGGHHERYDGTGYPCGMVGEAIPLCCRIVSVANVYCSLLSDRVFRKAMSHEKAGELIAAGAGGEFDPRVVRAFLAARDEIDDLLQDK; encoded by the coding sequence TTGAAACGGATTTTAGTCATTGACGACAACTTGGCAAGCCTCAAACAAATAAGTTCTTATATTTCGCCTTATTACGATGTTTTGCTGGCTAAGTCAGGCGCGCTCGGTTTGCGCATCTGCGAGAAGGAAATGCCGGATTTGATCCTTTTGGACGTGGAAATGCCGGAAATGAACGGGTTCGAGACAATGGCCCGCCTCAAGAAAATCCCCGAGCTTTGCGGCATACCGGTCGTATTTCTCACGGGCAACAACAGCGCGGCGACCGAAATAATGGCCCTTGAGTCGGGCGCGATGGACTTTGTCCCCAAAGCCGCCCTCAAAGACATCCTGCTGCACCGGATTGAGCTGCATCTTAGACTTTCTTCCTATCAATTGTCCATGGAGAACACCATCAAGGAAATAGAAACGACCATCGTTACCTCTTTTTCCGAACTCATAGAGTTTAAAGATACCAACGCCGGCAGCCATGTCATGCAAACAAGCAGATGCGCGAAAGCGCTGGGGCGGCAGCTTATGAGAAGCGGCCAGTTCCGGGGCGAGCTTGACGAGCATTACCTTGACGTTATGGCGCGCGCCACGCCTTTTCACGACATCGGCAAAATCGGCGTAAGCGACCTCATCCTTTTAAAGCCCGCCGCGCTGACCCCGGAAGAGTACGACAAGGTCAAGCTGCACACGACCATCGGCGCCAACGTCCTGGAAAACACTTGCCGCAACGCCCCCTCGCTAAGTTATATGCAAATGGCCAAAACCATAGCCGGCGGCCATCATGAACGATATGACGGCACAGGCTACCCTTGCGGCATGGTGGGCGAGGCCATACCTTTGTGCTGCCGGATTGTGTCGGTGGCCAACGTATATTGCTCCTTGTTGTCCGATCGTGTTTTCCGCAAAGCCATGAGCCACGAAAAAGCCGGCGAGCTGATAGCCGCGGGCGCGGGCGGCGAGTTTGACCCGCGCGTGGTAAGGGCGTTTTTAGCGGCGCGGGATGAAATCGACGATCTGTTGCAAGACAAATGA